Proteins encoded in a region of the Oscillatoria nigro-viridis PCC 7112 genome:
- a CDS encoding nucleotidyl transferase AbiEii/AbiGii toxin family protein, with protein sequence MNQQIFMLEIVARVLSQVRTTIVFTGGATISLYLDEAAAPDIRPTDDVDCVVSIASRAEYYQLSELLKTIGLLESTESGAPLCRWHYEEISIDVMPCDSSVLGFSNRWYRPGIANSIRYQLPSGRQILIFSTPYLLASKIEAFIGRGGGNFYFSSDIEDIVALLDGRSSLFEEVQQADYEVKAFLSGWFRAELENLCEIAPAFLSSAAKNSGRTRLLLQRIERLAIVV encoded by the coding sequence ATGAATCAGCAGATATTCATGCTGGAAATAGTTGCCAGGGTACTCTCTCAAGTACGCACTACCATCGTCTTCACAGGAGGGGCAACAATATCGCTTTACCTCGATGAAGCTGCGGCCCCCGACATTCGACCCACCGATGATGTTGATTGCGTTGTCTCCATTGCATCCAGGGCTGAATACTACCAACTCTCAGAATTGCTGAAAACTATCGGGCTTCTAGAGAGTACAGAATCAGGCGCACCGCTGTGTCGCTGGCACTATGAGGAAATTTCAATTGATGTCATGCCGTGCGACTCCTCTGTATTAGGGTTTTCCAATCGCTGGTACAGGCCGGGCATTGCTAACTCTATTCGCTACCAACTTCCAAGTGGTAGGCAAATCCTAATTTTTTCAACGCCTTACCTTCTAGCTTCCAAAATAGAAGCTTTCATTGGTAGGGGTGGGGGTAACTTTTATTTTAGTTCCGATATTGAAGACATTGTGGCACTGCTTGACGGGCGTTCTAGTTTGTTCGAGGAAGTGCAACAAGCTGACTATGAAGTGAAAGCATTTTTATCAGGATGGTTTCGAGCCGAGCTGGAAAATCTGTGCGAAATCGCGCCTGCTTTCCTCTCGTCCGCTGCTAAAAATTCAGGTCGCACTCGCTTGCTCTTGCAAAGAATTGAAAGGCTGGCGATAGTAGTGTAG
- a CDS encoding DUF3854 domain-containing protein, giving the protein MNVVANQFLSTTTYLCPKHKSHIESRGLLNNWSYANCRTVSADEASVYLGYTAKSSGILFVGKTTQFQFRPDKPWKSESCKKAPKYRTPVGEYDAFLPQHPTDKNYWDTENLKQHCYRINDHPCIVLTEGPFKGIAGCANDIPTIALLGVSMGLTSKKGDIQGKRYLVETLEKYARAGFGFIFAFDADAATNPNVTWEQRKLGLQLLKFDVPVYSATGGWDAGTEGETKGMDDLIQRKSIEAFRKVLATSVTFKDWESKTFGGDGGSGGTRDRYLVPKSTTFEVHCLKNLFGDDWIVVNDAFYQWNGRYWQFQDEADVNKLIGDFTENCYETAEVGKKFKFGTNKFLDSAFKYCRKVLHQKVDTSRNHLKSFSNGTVDLRTGELFPHDKKHYLLSCSPCDYVPGSECPAEFKQFILSAYGVEQIEVIRAVTSMYLDPTAPYGKFAYLIGDSGSGKGVMLRTWANLLGEENSVSSNSLTELTKPEGRHQLLTGKSLFYIPDAGGFLSGLKAFYELVDNGGISGRALFSASAYQKKWNVRFAIASVEHIQTENSGDGWDRRCIPLQTRARTASIEDPELGRKLSAELGEIAGWALSMDKTERDRILLVPSTNPSIVALKQDGAILGDSVRSFVDRCLRSGGDSYVGSDLHSWYAAYCKAHNLSPSGYNKFVHHLQRVLSNHWKASEVVREGDKIKRIPAQWRGLQILPCFVDVAVAEDEGGSNRPHIPNWACIKTICADGGLQELAQTRTVTHISAIAEIPAHSQIAQTVVVTDVTSNSEIVTTSKNPTTRMVTDVTALQEKSSQYEKTSSYEITDDLNNTAEGESLTDVTPVTTTVTPTFESSAQSCNSSKTCNNPQLSEPGTIAPEESKPTEPTEPTEPPSVPMVNWNVGERVKVSTQYPGAQEYIDERATVVKVWSDGLCRIELDREISVIGGKPTKQFNLNGRYLVSESATDSNLNEEELELVNLMRFAVTQSDPLVTDTVKKCLTETCDKGFANRKKVWFALTVSERTVFKALLAKLEAQPQPKQLPHTPALGESEPKTLSAPIELSKREWEQPTTEPVTQGEPILTPTPEQSFVPHAPLESEPEPELPIFTADTEAHQLDLLPDFKPLSDSDRRFSPESEDWA; this is encoded by the coding sequence ATGAACGTTGTTGCAAATCAATTTTTATCAACTACCACTTATCTTTGCCCCAAACACAAGAGCCACATTGAGAGCCGGGGGCTGTTGAATAATTGGAGTTACGCCAACTGCCGCACCGTATCTGCGGATGAGGCATCGGTATATTTGGGTTATACGGCGAAGTCTAGCGGCATCCTATTTGTGGGAAAAACCACACAATTTCAATTCAGACCGGACAAGCCTTGGAAATCAGAAAGCTGCAAGAAAGCGCCCAAATATCGCACACCCGTGGGTGAATACGACGCATTCTTGCCCCAGCATCCCACCGACAAAAACTACTGGGATACCGAAAATCTCAAACAGCACTGCTACCGCATCAACGACCATCCGTGCATTGTCCTCACTGAAGGCCCGTTCAAAGGAATCGCCGGGTGCGCTAACGACATCCCAACTATTGCACTGCTGGGCGTTTCAATGGGTCTAACCTCTAAAAAAGGAGACATTCAAGGCAAGCGCTACTTGGTCGAAACTTTAGAAAAGTACGCCCGTGCCGGCTTCGGGTTTATCTTTGCCTTCGATGCCGACGCCGCCACCAACCCAAACGTCACCTGGGAACAGAGGAAACTCGGTCTACAGTTGCTCAAGTTCGACGTTCCGGTCTACAGTGCAACTGGAGGTTGGGATGCGGGTACCGAAGGCGAAACCAAAGGCATGGACGATTTGATTCAACGAAAGAGCATTGAAGCTTTTAGAAAAGTGCTGGCCACGTCCGTTACTTTTAAGGACTGGGAATCAAAAACCTTTGGAGGCGACGGTGGCAGTGGTGGAACTAGAGACAGATACTTAGTCCCCAAGTCCACAACGTTTGAGGTACACTGCCTCAAGAATTTATTCGGAGATGATTGGATAGTTGTCAATGATGCTTTCTACCAATGGAACGGGCGCTATTGGCAGTTCCAAGATGAAGCGGACGTAAACAAACTCATCGGCGACTTTACCGAGAATTGCTACGAAACAGCAGAAGTCGGCAAAAAGTTTAAGTTCGGCACTAACAAATTCTTAGATTCGGCTTTTAAATATTGCCGGAAGGTGCTGCACCAGAAGGTTGACACTTCTCGCAACCACCTCAAATCGTTCTCCAACGGCACTGTAGATTTGAGAACTGGCGAACTGTTCCCACACGACAAGAAACATTACCTGCTTTCTTGTTCCCCCTGCGATTATGTGCCAGGGTCAGAATGTCCAGCCGAATTTAAGCAATTCATACTTTCTGCCTACGGTGTCGAACAGATAGAAGTCATCAGGGCCGTAACTTCGATGTACTTAGACCCAACCGCACCTTACGGGAAGTTTGCTTACTTGATTGGGGATAGCGGTAGCGGGAAAGGCGTGATGCTGCGGACTTGGGCAAACTTACTTGGCGAAGAAAACAGCGTCAGTTCCAATAGCTTGACCGAGCTGACAAAACCTGAAGGTCGGCATCAATTATTAACTGGTAAATCCTTGTTTTACATCCCCGATGCTGGCGGATTTCTGAGCGGGCTCAAAGCTTTTTACGAATTGGTGGACAATGGCGGCATTTCGGGACGCGCTCTATTTTCGGCATCGGCTTACCAAAAAAAATGGAACGTGCGATTTGCGATCGCCTCCGTCGAACACATCCAAACGGAGAACAGTGGCGATGGTTGGGACAGGCGCTGCATTCCGTTGCAAACCCGCGCCCGAACGGCAAGCATCGAAGATCCGGAGCTAGGCCGCAAACTATCGGCAGAGCTGGGTGAGATCGCTGGTTGGGCTCTATCAATGGACAAGACAGAACGCGACCGCATTTTGCTCGTACCGTCAACCAACCCGTCAATTGTCGCGCTCAAACAAGACGGCGCAATTCTAGGGGATAGCGTTCGCTCTTTTGTAGATCGCTGTTTGAGATCGGGTGGCGATAGTTACGTCGGTAGTGATCTGCACAGTTGGTACGCGGCATATTGCAAAGCCCACAATCTCTCGCCAAGCGGTTACAACAAATTCGTTCACCACTTGCAGCGAGTATTGTCAAATCATTGGAAAGCTTCCGAGGTTGTGCGAGAAGGCGACAAAATCAAGCGCATTCCCGCTCAGTGGCGGGGACTTCAGATTTTACCGTGCTTTGTTGATGTAGCAGTCGCGGAGGATGAAGGTGGCAGCAACCGCCCCCATATCCCGAACTGGGCTTGCATCAAAACTATTTGTGCTGATGGCGGATTGCAAGAATTAGCTCAAACCCGCACGGTTACGCACATTTCAGCGATTGCAGAAATTCCAGCACATTCTCAAATAGCTCAAACCGTTGTGGTTACAGACGTTACAAGCAATTCTGAAATTGTTACAACATCTAAAAACCCTACAACCCGCATGGTTACAGACGTTACAGCGTTACAGGAGAAAAGTAGCCAGTATGAAAAGACCTCATCATACGAGATCACAGATGATCTTAATAACACGGCTGAAGGTGAATCCTTAACTGATGTAACTCCTGTAACCACAACTGTTACACCCACTTTTGAGTCCTCAGCACAATCCTGTAACAGCTCAAAAACTTGTAACAACCCTCAGCTATCCGAGCCAGGGACGATCGCCCCGGAGGAATCCAAACCAACAGAGCCAACCGAACCAACAGAGCCGCCGAGCGTCCCGATGGTGAATTGGAATGTCGGCGAGCGAGTAAAAGTTTCGACCCAGTATCCTGGAGCTCAAGAATATATAGACGAGCGGGCCACCGTAGTTAAGGTGTGGAGCGATGGGCTATGCCGGATTGAGCTTGACCGCGAGATTTCAGTCATTGGAGGTAAACCTACCAAGCAATTCAACCTTAACGGGCGTTACTTAGTTTCAGAGTCCGCGACCGACTCAAATCTCAACGAAGAGGAACTAGAACTCGTTAACCTGATGCGGTTCGCGGTTACACAATCAGACCCCCTAGTTACCGATACCGTGAAAAAATGTCTCACGGAAACTTGCGACAAAGGTTTCGCTAACCGAAAAAAAGTTTGGTTCGCGTTGACGGTGAGTGAGCGAACTGTATTTAAAGCGCTACTAGCTAAGTTAGAAGCTCAGCCTCAGCCGAAACAGTTACCTCACACCCCCGCCCTTGGAGAGTCCGAGCCAAAAACTCTATCTGCCCCAATCGAACTCTCGAAGCGGGAGTGGGAACAGCCGACAACAGAACCAGTGACCCAAGGAGAGCCAATACTGACGCCGACGCCAGAACAGTCATTTGTGCCTCACGCCCCATTGGAATCAGAGCCAGAACCGGAGTTGCCAATCTTCACAGCAGATACTGAAGCGCATCAGCTTGATTTGCTGCCAGATTTCAAGCCGCTTTCAGACTCCGACAGGAGATTTTCGCCCGAATCTGAAGATTGGGCTTAA